A section of the Arcobacter roscoffensis genome encodes:
- a CDS encoding FkbM family methyltransferase — protein MNLIDFDYINHKDKKLTQLFINSKDVKKYILGINKFGKAIAKHIEVDGIIDDFTRVQSSKKKHILKIEDIPKENSIILSASTGSPLEVKNKLDELGYKNFNYLSFYNYSKLELPSPIFMGDFKEDFLENKDKYKKTYELLKDKKSKEIFEKVINFKISYDLEFMQGFTNDHENQYFDKEIIPKIENINFLDGGAYIGDTLEYILKNYPDYNKIYCVEPSLLHINIAKKKYANFKNIEFLNYGLGNNIHLVEDKLDEVQNNCRHDYQTQNINTIDELIKDKIDFVKLDIEGDEIKALEGAKKTIELYHPILAICIYHKASDWYEVPNLILSIRNDYDVYLRHYMEGIYETVMYFIPKKYNS, from the coding sequence ATGAATCTAATAGACTTTGATTATATAAATCATAAAGATAAAAAGCTTACACAGCTTTTTATCAACTCAAAAGATGTAAAAAAATATATCTTAGGCATAAATAAATTTGGAAAAGCTATTGCTAAACATATAGAAGTTGATGGAATAATAGATGATTTTACAAGAGTTCAAAGCTCAAAAAAGAAACATATTCTAAAAATAGAAGATATACCAAAAGAAAACTCTATAATTCTTAGTGCTTCAACAGGAAGTCCGCTTGAGGTAAAAAATAAGCTAGATGAACTTGGATATAAAAACTTCAATTATCTTAGCTTTTATAACTACAGTAAACTTGAACTACCCTCGCCTATTTTTATGGGAGATTTTAAAGAAGACTTTTTAGAAAATAAAGATAAATACAAAAAGACTTATGAACTTCTAAAAGATAAAAAATCAAAAGAAATTTTTGAAAAAGTAATAAACTTCAAAATTAGCTATGATTTAGAGTTTATGCAAGGTTTTACAAATGACCATGAAAACCAATACTTTGATAAAGAGATAATTCCAAAAATAGAAAATATAAACTTCTTAGATGGTGGTGCTTATATTGGAGATACTTTAGAGTACATACTTAAGAACTACCCTGATTACAATAAGATTTATTGTGTGGAACCGAGCTTACTTCATATAAACATAGCTAAAAAAAAATATGCAAACTTTAAAAACATAGAGTTTTTAAACTATGGACTTGGAAATAATATTCACCTTGTAGAAGATAAACTTGATGAAGTACAAAACAACTGTAGACATGATTATCAAACACAGAATATAAACACAATTGATGAGCTTATAAAGGATAAAATAGACTTTGTTAAGCTTGATATTGAAGGTGATGAAATAAAAGCCTTAGAAGGTGCTAAAAAGACAATAGAGCTATATCATCCTATCTTAGCTATATGTATTTATCATAAAGCAAGTGACTGGTATGAAGTACCCAATTTGATACTTAGCATAAGAAATGACTACGATGTATACCTTAGACATTATATGGAAGGGATATATGAAACTGTGATGTATTTTATTCCAAAAAAATATAATTCGTAA
- a CDS encoding DUF234 domain-containing protein produces MQTAVKYFNVFGGYDLKIDTTKPLEELIKSHILNNYEDLKREIHLLTGGYHIDHAVLSGIALSDRRTNASFKRAHISFEEGMTCVDNLCEKGIIEIESSFNFLAKKVDNSDVSKKLLFTTPFLRFWFAFVSPIYKGIRDKKYAEFEERFKNNFTQFQEFIFEELCMEYSRDFYEKDGIKDLGKYWDKSRQIDVIVQTKENKIIVGVCKNATSKMKKAILTKLMQDCTDVGIQADAYVLFANSGFTNELKAMKSETLKLFNTKSLKLLTQSNK; encoded by the coding sequence AAAGATTGATACTACAAAACCTTTAGAAGAATTAATAAAATCTCATATCTTAAACAATTATGAAGACTTAAAAAGAGAAATTCATTTACTAACAGGTGGTTATCATATAGATCATGCTGTATTATCAGGTATTGCTTTAAGTGATAGAAGAACTAATGCTTCATTTAAAAGAGCTCACATAAGTTTTGAAGAGGGAATGACTTGTGTTGATAACCTTTGTGAAAAAGGAATAATTGAGATTGAGTCATCATTTAACTTCTTAGCTAAAAAAGTAGATAACAGTGATGTATCAAAAAAACTTCTATTTACAACACCTTTTTTAAGATTTTGGTTTGCTTTTGTTTCTCCAATCTATAAAGGTATTAGAGATAAAAAATATGCAGAATTTGAGGAGAGATTTAAAAACAACTTTACACAATTTCAAGAGTTTATTTTTGAAGAATTATGTATGGAATACTCAAGAGATTTCTATGAAAAAGATGGTATTAAAGATTTAGGTAAATACTGGGATAAATCAAGACAAATTGATGTAATAGTACAAACAAAAGAAAACAAAATAATAGTTGGTGTTTGTAAAAATGCCACTTCTAAAATGAAAAAAGCAATACTTACTAAACTTATGCAAGATTGTACAGATGTTGGTATACAAGCTGATGCATATGTTTTATTTGCAAACAGTGGTTTCACAAATGAACTAAAAGCTATGAAAAGTGAAACACTAAAACTTTTTAATACAAAAAGTCTTAAACTACTTACACAAAGTAATAAATGA